One part of the Anaeromyxobacter sp. Fw109-5 genome encodes these proteins:
- the recA gene encoding recombinase RecA, which produces MAVAPEKEKAIELAVSSIEKAFGKGSIMRLGNEEALVKDVQAVSTGSVSLDIALGVGGFPRGRIIEIYGPESSGKTTLALHAVAEAQKKGGIAAFVDAEHALDVGYARKLGVRTDDLLISQPDTGEQALEIAETLVRSGAIDVLVVDSVAALVPKAELEGEMGDAHMGVQARLMSQALRKLTGTISKSSTIVIFINQIRMKIGVMFGNPETTTGGNALKFYATQRLDIRRIGAIKDGDQVIGNRTRVKVVKNKVAPPFKEVEFDIMYGHGISREGDLLDLGSNENIVEKSGTWFSFGGERIGQGREQAKAFLREHPEVLQQVEGKLFEKFGIRRGPVAVPPPPPDEAEEKKGRARSGR; this is translated from the coding sequence ATGGCCGTCGCACCGGAGAAGGAGAAGGCGATCGAGCTGGCCGTCTCGTCGATCGAGAAGGCCTTCGGGAAGGGCTCGATCATGCGCCTCGGCAACGAGGAGGCGCTCGTGAAGGACGTCCAGGCGGTCTCGACGGGCTCGGTCTCGCTCGACATCGCCCTCGGCGTCGGCGGGTTCCCCCGCGGCCGGATCATCGAGATCTACGGCCCGGAGTCCTCGGGCAAGACGACCCTCGCGCTGCACGCGGTGGCCGAGGCCCAGAAGAAGGGCGGCATCGCCGCGTTCGTCGACGCCGAGCACGCCCTCGACGTCGGCTACGCCCGGAAGCTGGGCGTCCGCACCGACGATCTCCTCATCTCGCAGCCCGACACCGGCGAGCAGGCGCTGGAGATCGCGGAGACGCTCGTCCGCTCGGGGGCCATCGACGTGCTCGTGGTCGACTCGGTGGCCGCCCTCGTCCCGAAGGCCGAGCTCGAGGGCGAGATGGGCGACGCGCACATGGGCGTGCAGGCGCGCCTCATGAGCCAGGCTCTCCGCAAGCTCACCGGCACCATCTCCAAGTCCTCCACCATCGTCATCTTCATCAACCAGATCCGCATGAAGATCGGGGTCATGTTCGGAAACCCCGAGACGACCACCGGCGGCAACGCGCTCAAGTTCTACGCGACGCAGCGCCTCGACATCCGCCGCATCGGGGCGATCAAGGACGGCGACCAGGTCATCGGCAACCGCACGCGCGTGAAGGTGGTGAAGAACAAGGTCGCCCCGCCGTTCAAGGAGGTCGAGTTCGACATCATGTACGGCCACGGGATCAGCCGCGAAGGCGACCTGCTCGATCTCGGCTCGAACGAGAACATCGTCGAGAAGAGCGGCACCTGGTTCAGCTTCGGCGGCGAGCGCATCGGGCAGGGCCGTGAGCAGGCGAAGGCCTTCCTGCGCGAGCACCCCGAGGTGCTGCAGCAGGTGGAGGGAAAGCTCTTCGAGAAGTTCGGCATCCGCCGCGGCCCGGTGGCGGTGCCCCCGCCCCCGCCCGACGAGGCGGAGGAGAAGAAGGGGCGCGCCCGGTCCGGACGCTGA
- a CDS encoding HEAT repeat domain-containing protein, with product MRTLPAVLACLALAACGSPSDPEGWAKRAAGRSRLDEKLEALSHVRKVQGDRRAAVPHLVAVLKQAPRARAEAALALGEIGDPAAAAPLLAALDPAPKDRDTIDANRRIAEALGALRAREAVPALQELTASPDGYTQVAAVDALGRIGDPAAVDTLVAIATGDRVEPFTAKKALLALGSIADPRAGKAVLRMLFEERPGVSFFPEAAFAASQIGAPMTAPLLAVLEGRDAELAGWARQRGVVPGALFAKSAQLLGDVAGAEAVPALVQKLSYQDADPRLALYVRVFAAESLGRMRAQEAVRPLASLLPRERDPDVRDRYCDALARIGDPAALPALRAASGSPDARLRDGALAALSRIGGAAERPVVEAAEQRACAGGCDAARKAAFAGRTARLDAAAACGVDPACWAGKLADPIAAVRDRAALEVGRRGSARHAAALTDALVRPIEQDADVAARYHAVLGLGWLASREKLGAAGADLAGKIDGMIAHDRGRTLTARVNEDALRLAARLRREAR from the coding sequence ATGCGAACCCTCCCCGCCGTCCTCGCCTGCCTCGCCCTCGCCGCCTGCGGGAGCCCCAGCGATCCGGAGGGCTGGGCGAAGCGTGCCGCAGGCCGCAGCCGGCTGGACGAGAAGCTCGAGGCGCTCTCGCACGTCCGCAAGGTCCAGGGGGACCGCCGGGCCGCCGTCCCGCACCTCGTCGCCGTGCTGAAGCAGGCGCCGCGGGCGCGCGCCGAGGCCGCCCTCGCCCTCGGCGAGATCGGCGATCCCGCCGCCGCCGCGCCGCTGCTCGCCGCGCTCGACCCGGCGCCGAAGGACCGGGACACGATCGACGCGAACCGCCGCATCGCCGAGGCGCTCGGGGCGCTCCGCGCTCGCGAGGCGGTCCCCGCGCTCCAGGAGCTGACCGCGTCCCCCGACGGCTACACGCAGGTCGCGGCGGTCGACGCGCTCGGCCGCATCGGCGATCCGGCCGCGGTCGACACGCTCGTCGCCATCGCCACGGGCGATCGCGTCGAGCCGTTCACCGCGAAGAAGGCGCTCCTCGCGCTCGGCTCGATCGCCGATCCGCGCGCGGGGAAGGCCGTGCTGCGGATGCTCTTCGAGGAGCGGCCCGGCGTCTCGTTCTTCCCGGAGGCCGCGTTCGCCGCCTCCCAGATCGGCGCGCCCATGACGGCGCCGCTCCTCGCGGTGCTCGAGGGGCGCGACGCGGAGCTCGCAGGCTGGGCGCGCCAGCGCGGCGTCGTGCCGGGCGCGCTCTTCGCGAAGTCGGCGCAGCTGCTCGGCGACGTCGCCGGTGCGGAGGCCGTCCCGGCGCTCGTGCAGAAGCTCTCGTACCAGGACGCCGATCCCCGCCTCGCGCTCTACGTGCGCGTGTTCGCCGCCGAGTCGCTCGGGCGCATGCGTGCGCAGGAGGCGGTCCGGCCGCTCGCGAGCCTCCTCCCGCGAGAGCGGGATCCCGACGTGCGCGACCGCTATTGCGACGCGCTGGCGCGCATCGGCGATCCGGCGGCGCTCCCGGCGCTGCGGGCCGCCTCGGGGTCCCCCGACGCGCGGCTCCGCGACGGCGCGCTCGCGGCGCTGTCGCGCATCGGCGGCGCGGCGGAGCGCCCGGTCGTGGAGGCGGCGGAGCAGCGCGCCTGCGCGGGCGGCTGCGACGCCGCCCGGAAGGCGGCGTTCGCGGGCAGGACGGCCCGGCTGGACGCGGCGGCGGCTTGCGGCGTGGACCCGGCCTGCTGGGCGGGCAAGCTCGCGGATCCCATCGCCGCGGTGCGCGACCGCGCCGCGCTCGAGGTCGGCCGGAGGGGGAGCGCGCGCCACGCCGCCGCGCTCACCGACGCGCTCGTCCGGCCAATCGAGCAGGACGCCGACGTCGCCGCCCGTTACCACGCGGTGCTCGGCCTCGGCTGGCTGGCCTCGCGGGAGAAGCTCGGCGCCGCCGGCGCGGACCTCGCGGGGAAGATCGACGGCATGATCGCCCACGACCGCGGCCGGACCCTCACCGCGCGGGTGAACGAGGACGCGCTGCGGCTCGCCGCGCGCCTCCGCCGCGAGGCGCGGTAG
- a CDS encoding transcription antitermination factor NusB, translating to MSARQIAFEVLRRVDEGGAYASRALDAALTGAGALDPREAGLATELVYGTLRRSLTLDAALAPHSRRPVGALDPPARVALRLGAYQLLFMGKPPHAAVGETVSLVKAVDHGRAAGYVNAVLRALARAPALPEPPPLSVDPAGHVALAEALPRWLAEEWVEWLGPAEALALARGMNQPAPLTVRSPARDALVERARSAGLAAEPTRRSPDGVLLAGASVAALARAAGGLPFQVQDEAAQLVTLYAAGGLRGTRARVLDACAAPGGKAFHLAEQLAPGSEVVAVELHPRKAEELAREAARRGLAGVRVVCADAARPIPGLEAGSFDAVLVDAPCAGLGTLRRHPELKLRRVPEDLARMAVLQADVLAGVARYARPGAPITYSICSLSRVEGPRVVEAALRSGLARAGGGAVPSDVLTAEGDLLTLPHRHGTDGFYAARLVG from the coding sequence ATGAGCGCGCGCCAGATCGCCTTCGAGGTCCTGCGCCGGGTGGACGAGGGCGGCGCGTATGCCTCGCGCGCCCTGGACGCCGCGCTGACGGGAGCCGGCGCCCTCGATCCGCGCGAGGCCGGCCTCGCCACCGAGCTCGTGTACGGGACGCTCCGCCGCTCGCTGACGCTCGACGCAGCCCTCGCGCCCCACTCGCGACGGCCCGTCGGCGCGCTGGACCCGCCCGCCCGCGTGGCGCTCCGGCTCGGCGCCTATCAGCTGCTGTTCATGGGGAAGCCCCCCCACGCTGCGGTCGGCGAGACCGTCTCCCTCGTGAAGGCGGTCGATCACGGCCGCGCGGCGGGGTACGTGAACGCGGTGCTGCGCGCCCTAGCCCGCGCGCCGGCGCTCCCCGAGCCGCCGCCGCTCTCGGTCGATCCGGCCGGGCACGTCGCGCTCGCCGAGGCGCTGCCGCGCTGGCTCGCGGAGGAGTGGGTCGAGTGGCTCGGGCCCGCGGAGGCGCTCGCCCTCGCGCGCGGCATGAACCAGCCCGCGCCGCTCACGGTGCGCTCCCCGGCGCGAGACGCGCTCGTCGAGCGCGCCCGCTCCGCCGGCCTCGCCGCGGAGCCCACCCGGCGCTCGCCGGACGGAGTCCTGCTCGCCGGCGCCTCGGTCGCCGCGCTCGCCCGCGCGGCGGGAGGGCTCCCCTTCCAGGTGCAGGACGAGGCCGCTCAGCTCGTGACGCTCTACGCGGCGGGCGGGCTGCGCGGCACCCGCGCGCGCGTGCTCGACGCCTGCGCCGCGCCCGGCGGGAAGGCGTTCCACCTCGCCGAGCAGCTCGCGCCGGGCTCGGAGGTCGTCGCAGTGGAGCTCCATCCGCGCAAGGCGGAGGAGCTCGCGCGCGAGGCGGCGCGGCGCGGCCTCGCCGGCGTTCGCGTCGTCTGCGCCGACGCGGCGCGGCCGATCCCGGGGCTCGAGGCCGGCTCCTTCGACGCCGTGCTCGTGGACGCTCCCTGCGCCGGCCTCGGCACGCTGCGCCGCCACCCGGAGCTGAAGCTCCGCCGCGTGCCCGAGGACCTCGCCCGGATGGCCGTCCTGCAGGCTGACGTGCTGGCGGGCGTCGCGCGCTACGCGCGCCCCGGCGCGCCGATCACCTACTCCATCTGCTCGCTGTCGCGGGTCGAGGGGCCTCGCGTCGTCGAGGCCGCGCTCCGGAGCGGCCTCGCGCGCGCCGGGGGCGGCGCGGTGCCGTCCGACGTGCTCACGGCGGAGGGGGATCTCCTCACCCTGCCCCACCGCCACGGCACCGACGGTTTCTACGCCGCTCGCCTGGTCGGGTGA
- a CDS encoding YqgE/AlgH family protein: protein MPSPAPSGLAPGFLVAAPALGDPNFAGSLVLMAEHHGEGALGFVVNRPGPVTVAEVLASVDEDLRRAAEANGRAGAPVLVGGPVQPERLWILFRPGGIGADAEGAVPVGNGLSLGGSRELLEALVRAPRGDPFLLLLGYAGWAPMQVEREVAAGAWVPLELEGSDLVFDVPLEQRWETAVRRLGLEPGGFLVGGGGASA from the coding sequence ATGCCGAGCCCCGCGCCCTCCGGCCTCGCCCCCGGCTTCCTCGTCGCAGCGCCCGCCCTGGGCGACCCGAACTTCGCCGGCTCGCTCGTGCTCATGGCCGAGCACCACGGCGAGGGCGCGCTGGGGTTCGTGGTGAACCGCCCAGGCCCGGTCACGGTCGCGGAGGTGCTCGCGAGCGTGGACGAGGATCTCCGCCGCGCCGCGGAGGCGAACGGGCGCGCCGGCGCGCCGGTGCTGGTGGGCGGGCCGGTCCAGCCCGAGCGCCTCTGGATCCTCTTCCGCCCGGGCGGCATCGGCGCGGACGCGGAGGGAGCGGTGCCCGTCGGCAACGGCCTGTCCCTGGGAGGTTCGCGCGAGCTGCTCGAGGCCCTGGTGCGCGCGCCGCGCGGCGACCCGTTCCTGCTCCTCCTCGGCTACGCGGGCTGGGCGCCGATGCAGGTCGAGCGGGAGGTGGCCGCCGGCGCGTGGGTGCCGCTCGAGCTCGAGGGCAGCGATCTCGTGTTCGACGTGCCGCTCGAGCAGCGCTGGGAGACGGCGGTCCGCCGGCTGGGCTTGGAGCCGGGCGGTTTCCTGGTAGGCGGCGGCGGCGCGTCTGCCTGA
- the fmt gene encoding methionyl-tRNA formyltransferase: MRIVFMGTPAFAVPPLDALARAGHEVAAVVAQPDRPAGRGQALREPATKVWARAHGVAVLQPEKVRDGRLARELEALRPDLLAVAAYGRILGSDLLQLAPHGALNVHGSLLPKYRGAAPIQWAIAEGEAETGVSIMQMDEGLDTGDVLLQRVLPIGPDETSESLAPKLAALGGEALVEALALLPHGGLVPVKQDASRATLARILEKEDGRVDWTRSARRIRDRLRAFTPWPGATTTLDGRSVKLLEVREEPEAAGALAADPGAAALVPGRGVAVRCGDGTALLVTRLQPEGRPPQAAVDFANGLRRRTFTFGT; the protein is encoded by the coding sequence ATGCGCATCGTCTTCATGGGAACTCCCGCCTTCGCGGTGCCCCCGCTCGACGCGCTCGCCCGCGCGGGCCACGAGGTCGCGGCGGTGGTGGCGCAGCCGGATCGGCCGGCCGGGCGCGGCCAGGCGCTGCGCGAGCCCGCCACGAAGGTCTGGGCGCGCGCGCACGGGGTGGCGGTGCTGCAGCCCGAGAAGGTGCGCGACGGACGGCTCGCGCGCGAGCTCGAGGCGCTGCGGCCCGATCTCCTGGCGGTGGCCGCCTACGGCCGGATCCTCGGCAGCGACCTCCTCCAGCTCGCGCCCCACGGCGCCCTGAACGTGCATGGCTCGCTGCTGCCCAAGTACCGGGGCGCGGCGCCCATCCAGTGGGCGATCGCCGAGGGGGAGGCGGAGACGGGCGTCTCGATCATGCAGATGGACGAGGGGCTCGACACGGGCGACGTGCTGCTCCAGCGCGTGCTGCCGATCGGGCCCGACGAAACCTCCGAGTCCCTCGCCCCGAAGCTCGCCGCGCTCGGCGGCGAGGCGCTCGTCGAGGCGCTCGCGCTGCTGCCGCACGGCGGGCTCGTGCCGGTGAAGCAGGACGCGTCGCGCGCCACGCTGGCGCGCATCCTCGAGAAGGAGGACGGCCGGGTGGACTGGACGCGGAGCGCACGGAGGATCCGGGATCGGCTACGCGCCTTCACCCCGTGGCCGGGGGCGACGACCACGCTCGACGGCCGCTCGGTGAAGCTGCTGGAGGTCCGCGAAGAGCCGGAGGCGGCGGGCGCGCTCGCCGCCGACCCCGGCGCCGCCGCGCTCGTGCCCGGCCGCGGCGTCGCCGTGCGGTGCGGCGACGGGACCGCGCTCCTCGTCACCCGCCTGCAGCCCGAGGGGAGGCCCCCGCAGGCGGCGGTGGACTTCGCGAACGGCCTTCGCCGCCGCACCTTCACGTTCGGCACATGA
- the rpe gene encoding ribulose-phosphate 3-epimerase: MPLPPIRIAPSILSADFGRLAEEVRAIEAAGADVVHVDVMDGRFVPNITIGPLVVEAVRKVTKLPIDVHLMIVEPERYVEAFAKAGADLLSVHAEASPHLHRTLQAIRAAGARPAVALNPSTPLSAVEWVIEECEMVLVMTVNPGFGGQRYIEACTDKLRQLRALADARNPSLEIEVDGGVNAERAGLVAGAGANLLVAGTAVFGAPDYRAAISALRAGAEAARAGGARR; the protein is encoded by the coding sequence ATGCCCCTCCCGCCGATCCGGATCGCCCCCTCCATCCTGTCCGCCGACTTCGGCCGCCTCGCCGAGGAGGTGCGGGCGATCGAGGCGGCCGGCGCCGACGTGGTGCACGTCGACGTGATGGACGGGCGGTTCGTGCCGAACATCACCATCGGCCCGCTCGTCGTGGAGGCGGTCCGGAAGGTGACGAAGCTCCCCATCGACGTGCACCTCATGATCGTCGAGCCGGAGCGGTACGTGGAGGCGTTCGCCAAGGCGGGCGCCGACCTCCTCTCGGTCCACGCCGAGGCGTCGCCCCACCTCCACCGCACGCTGCAGGCGATCCGCGCCGCCGGCGCGCGCCCCGCGGTCGCGCTCAACCCCTCGACGCCCCTCTCCGCGGTCGAGTGGGTGATCGAGGAGTGCGAGATGGTGCTCGTCATGACCGTGAACCCCGGGTTCGGTGGCCAGCGCTACATCGAGGCGTGCACGGACAAGCTCCGGCAGCTCCGCGCGCTGGCGGACGCGCGCAACCCCTCGCTGGAGATCGAGGTGGACGGCGGGGTGAACGCCGAGCGCGCGGGGCTCGTCGCCGGGGCGGGCGCGAACCTGCTCGTGGCGGGGACGGCGGTGTTCGGCGCGCCCGACTACCGGGCCGCCATCTCCGCGCTCCGCGCCGGCGCCGAGGCGGCGCGCGCGGGGGGAGCCCGGCGGTGA
- a CDS encoding LETM1 domain-containing protein yields the protein MPRRLSDRRWLEQLLDEELLGHDPHQARARLPADVRAAASTPLDLAPAANLLVARSLRRRVAVRVPGEGADRPASARDVFLDEVRAHIGLALDLALLRGDPFVRARRRAEIAAALAAAAGEHALAIEAEPEQPGGASDRAVERAVRGAAEALHARFYPPAEPAHALPLHAGKVAVLRRRLARVVSGYHRDGRLVGAALARHGAYAARETLLLVEALAGLLGAAGDGDGAAVRVLRQRQIARLGLGRADAREARRAIVAPRDPEAIADAAPERVRGFLLEQLRLAQLGLKLVEEEPAAWVERFVRAAGLDAQAIASAEIEAAAQHADHADWLEALGDGPRAWQGLASDLDVATDEVVERVTVAVTDNLEALVTEIRETGELGQLLARAASGGALSRDEKKKVKAQLIDLAKAVPALAIFAAPGGMLLLPLLAKLLPFNLLPSAWEKPAESKRKQVAR from the coding sequence GTGCCGAGACGGCTCAGCGACAGACGCTGGCTCGAGCAGCTCCTGGACGAGGAGCTGCTCGGCCACGATCCCCACCAGGCCCGCGCGCGGCTTCCCGCCGACGTGCGTGCCGCGGCATCCACTCCCCTCGATCTCGCGCCGGCGGCGAACCTGCTCGTGGCCCGCTCGCTGCGCCGGCGGGTCGCGGTGCGCGTTCCGGGCGAGGGGGCGGATCGCCCGGCCTCTGCGCGAGACGTGTTCCTCGACGAGGTCCGCGCGCACATCGGTCTCGCGCTCGACCTCGCCCTGCTGCGCGGCGATCCGTTCGTGCGGGCCCGGCGCCGTGCTGAGATCGCCGCCGCGCTGGCCGCTGCCGCCGGCGAGCACGCCCTGGCGATCGAGGCGGAGCCGGAGCAGCCGGGCGGCGCCAGCGACCGGGCCGTGGAGCGGGCGGTGCGCGGCGCGGCCGAGGCGCTCCACGCGCGGTTCTATCCGCCCGCCGAGCCGGCTCACGCGCTGCCGCTCCACGCCGGCAAGGTCGCGGTGCTCCGCCGCCGCCTCGCGCGCGTGGTGAGCGGGTACCACCGCGACGGCCGCCTCGTGGGCGCCGCGCTGGCGCGCCACGGCGCCTACGCCGCCCGCGAGACCCTGCTCCTCGTCGAGGCGCTCGCCGGGCTCCTCGGCGCCGCCGGCGACGGCGACGGCGCGGCGGTCCGCGTCCTGCGCCAGCGGCAGATCGCGAGGCTCGGGCTGGGCCGCGCCGATGCGCGCGAGGCGCGCCGCGCCATCGTCGCGCCCCGCGACCCCGAGGCGATCGCGGACGCGGCGCCGGAGCGCGTGCGCGGGTTCCTCCTCGAGCAGCTCCGGCTCGCGCAGCTCGGCCTCAAGCTCGTGGAGGAGGAGCCCGCGGCGTGGGTCGAGCGGTTCGTGCGGGCGGCAGGGCTCGACGCCCAGGCCATCGCCAGCGCGGAGATCGAGGCGGCGGCGCAGCACGCGGACCACGCGGACTGGCTGGAGGCGCTCGGCGACGGCCCCCGCGCCTGGCAGGGCCTCGCGTCGGACCTCGACGTCGCCACGGACGAGGTCGTCGAGCGGGTGACGGTGGCGGTGACCGACAACCTCGAGGCGCTCGTCACCGAGATCCGCGAGACCGGCGAGCTCGGACAGCTCCTCGCCCGGGCGGCGTCGGGCGGCGCGCTCTCGCGCGACGAGAAGAAGAAGGTGAAGGCGCAGCTCATCGATCTCGCGAAGGCGGTGCCGGCGCTCGCGATCTTCGCCGCGCCCGGCGGGATGCTGCTCCTCCCGCTCCTCGCGAAGCTGCTGCCGTTCAACCTCCTCCCGAGCGCGTGGGAGAAGCCCGCCGAGTCGAAGCGGAAGCAGGTCGCGAGGTAG
- a CDS encoding glycerate kinase, which translates to MRCSPLGPASPGTGDSIACPSHRNDAAAREVTMQARRPLASTCEDIYRAALHRLDAARRVAAELASSPLPPGPVRVLALGKAATPMIEAALAALGDRARHPLCVHPEGTRPPAGARAIAAGHPRPTRGSLAAGEAIRAWADANGGATALVLLSGGGSALAVAPAAGLSLEEKADALAAVMRAGATIQELNAVRKHLSDLKGGRLGARLAPAPVRVLVLSDVPGDDLSTIASGPLVPDPTTWADVGAVLDRTRTRGALPAAVRAFVEAESAAGRETPKPGDPRFATIAHRLLAGPTELARAAAEAAAERGISAEADPAPLTGDVAAVAARLGAWARANAGRGPRLLALGGEPTISVPAAAHPDGGRAQALALLAAKELAGLPAAALAAGSDGRDGPTEHAGAVVDGETAPGAAAAGVDLDAALAEARSGPACAALGVAIPRFETGTHVCDLVLVAVE; encoded by the coding sequence ATGCGATGCTCCCCTCTCGGCCCGGCGTCGCCGGGGACAGGCGATTCTATCGCTTGCCCCTCGCACCGCAACGACGCTGCCGCACGGGAGGTGACGATGCAAGCCCGACGCCCACTCGCGTCCACCTGTGAGGACATCTACCGCGCAGCCCTCCATCGGCTCGACGCGGCCCGACGCGTCGCGGCGGAGCTCGCGAGCTCCCCGCTGCCGCCGGGCCCGGTGCGCGTGCTGGCGCTCGGGAAAGCTGCTACCCCAATGATCGAGGCGGCCCTCGCCGCGCTCGGCGACCGCGCGCGGCACCCGCTCTGCGTCCACCCGGAGGGAACGCGCCCCCCCGCGGGCGCGCGTGCCATCGCGGCGGGCCACCCGCGGCCGACGCGCGGCTCGCTCGCGGCGGGCGAGGCGATCCGCGCCTGGGCCGACGCGAACGGGGGTGCGACGGCGCTCGTCCTGCTCTCCGGCGGCGGCAGCGCGCTGGCGGTGGCGCCCGCGGCGGGGCTCTCCCTCGAGGAGAAGGCCGACGCGCTCGCCGCCGTCATGCGGGCAGGCGCGACCATCCAGGAGCTGAACGCCGTCCGCAAGCACCTGTCCGACCTGAAGGGCGGCCGCCTCGGGGCCCGGCTCGCGCCCGCGCCGGTGCGGGTCCTCGTCCTCTCCGACGTCCCCGGCGACGACCTCTCCACCATCGCCTCGGGTCCGCTCGTGCCCGACCCCACCACCTGGGCGGACGTGGGCGCGGTCCTCGACCGCACCCGCACGCGCGGGGCGCTGCCGGCGGCGGTCCGCGCCTTCGTCGAGGCGGAGTCGGCGGCGGGCCGCGAGACGCCGAAGCCGGGCGACCCTCGCTTCGCCACGATCGCGCACCGCCTCCTCGCCGGGCCTACCGAGCTCGCGCGCGCCGCCGCCGAGGCCGCCGCCGAGCGGGGCATCTCCGCCGAGGCGGATCCCGCGCCGCTCACCGGCGACGTCGCCGCGGTCGCGGCGCGCCTCGGCGCGTGGGCGCGCGCGAACGCCGGCCGCGGCCCGCGGCTGCTCGCCCTCGGCGGAGAGCCCACCATCAGCGTCCCGGCCGCCGCCCACCCCGACGGCGGCCGCGCGCAGGCGCTCGCGCTCCTCGCCGCGAAGGAGCTCGCGGGGCTCCCCGCCGCCGCGCTCGCCGCCGGCTCCGACGGCCGCGACGGCCCGACGGAGCACGCCGGCGCCGTCGTGGACGGCGAGACCGCTCCCGGGGCTGCCGCCGCCGGCGTCGACCTCGATGCCGCGCTCGCCGAGGCGCGCTCGGGCCCGGCCTGCGCGGCGCTCGGGGTCGCCATCCCGCGCTTCGAGACCGGGACGCACGTGTGCGATCTGGTGCTGGTGGCGGTGGAGTAG
- a CDS encoding HPF/RaiA family ribosome-associated protein, whose protein sequence is MQKPIEIGWRNVAPSPAVSALIRDEAARLERASDRIVGCSVKLEAPSRHHRHSGSQYRVRVEVSVPRGKIVVGRNPPRTDTHADLYAVVKQAFREARRQLEDRVRRIDGRVKSHAPPAEEAVVARLLPEESYGFLRTADGRDVYFHANAVLRGLFSRLRVGRAVRFVETRGDEGPQASTVDPLPARRRATPAPAPAR, encoded by the coding sequence ATGCAGAAGCCCATCGAGATCGGCTGGAGGAACGTGGCGCCCTCGCCCGCGGTGTCGGCGCTCATCCGCGACGAGGCGGCGCGCCTGGAGCGCGCGTCGGACCGGATCGTCGGGTGCTCGGTGAAGCTGGAGGCGCCCAGCCGCCACCACCGGCACAGCGGCTCGCAGTACCGCGTCCGCGTGGAGGTCTCGGTGCCGCGCGGCAAGATCGTGGTCGGGCGCAACCCGCCGCGGACCGATACCCACGCCGATCTCTACGCCGTCGTGAAGCAGGCGTTCCGCGAGGCGCGCCGGCAGCTCGAGGACCGCGTGCGGCGCATCGACGGCCGCGTGAAGTCCCACGCGCCGCCGGCGGAGGAGGCGGTGGTGGCCCGCCTCCTCCCCGAGGAGAGCTACGGGTTCCTCCGCACGGCGGACGGGCGAGACGTGTACTTCCACGCGAACGCCGTGCTGCGCGGGCTCTTCTCGCGGCTCCGCGTCGGCCGGGCGGTCCGCTTCGTCGAGACGCGCGGCGACGAGGGACCGCAGGCGAGCACGGTGGATCCGCTCCCGGCGCGCCGGCGGGCGACGCCCGCCCCCGCGCCGGCGCGCTGA